One window of Dyadobacter sandarakinus genomic DNA carries:
- a CDS encoding VOC family protein — protein MRLASARIITADIKPMVDFYRTAADMDLIQYTEDFAELRTETAVLAIGSIRTLQLFGGGHIATPGTNRAVIIEFQVDDVDAHYNRLAGFLGEQVVQVPTTMPWGNRSLLFRDPDGNLVNFFTPLTGKQ, from the coding sequence ATGAGATTGGCATCAGCCCGCATTATTACTGCGGATATTAAACCGATGGTTGACTTTTACCGGACGGCGGCAGATATGGACTTGATACAGTATACAGAAGACTTTGCCGAGCTGCGTACAGAAACGGCGGTACTGGCAATCGGAAGCATTCGCACCTTGCAGCTTTTTGGAGGCGGGCATATCGCTACGCCGGGTACGAACCGCGCAGTGATCATCGAGTTCCAGGTCGATGATGTTGACGCCCATTACAACCGTCTGGCCGGTTTCCTGGGCGAGCAAGTTGTACAGGTTCCGACAACCATGCCCTGGGGAAACCGGTCATTACTGTTCCGCGACCCGGACGGAAATTTGGTAAACTTCTTTACACCTTTGACTGGAAAACAATGA
- a CDS encoding cache domain-containing protein: protein MKFLNISAERIPIIITLVIVIFLGSGYYFVYIPGNEKDIKEWKFRALTHTGHNIQEKIGTGHKQLKTYLHSKKVKDATTSHTRAFKKSSSIKDLNGFLKKLLTDNLPISNLLPGDSNKVFVSEFLDPSTNPKKITLADTLAVKSGFYELRLTYDFDKFIKPLLSKQVFDQYFVIGEDAVLYEDFASGLDPGQDSLFRTCGKLQGALITDREYAGKLYKLFVLPIDLNADTKILLVGLLTADHFSEAKTRLPPRLILLLITLFTCILVTFPIIKLYQLAEGDRLTISDVISVTIITSLLVSLIFFCFVKYSTVSSEDKRHAKQNLAETISGAFKKEIKENYLKLALLDRWSARYPQFKPNFYDVGKLAKDLSAQKENLNLVMGKTLFDRVFWMDSDGEEIKTWTSESDSSFIPGNFKERPYFKNTRDRRTYAIDGLSNSQLYIDQIVSWVSGKFLTVIAKPALSDKAVAAVFLFNEQSLKKTKIPPGYAFAMIDYNGRVLYHSDSTKPLNENLFDEFSEQRNLQSSIKSGISQHHPFNTMYYGREYEVQMQPVGGGIPFYIVIMEDLMFEEFRDVNVYTFTFSMQFILFGLIIIQVLAIFLSSTRLLKTKGRSFETGWLGPKSNIRKEYFIAMLFNLGMFVILQVFFMNETILTRIFMLLSALAILPAFLSMLYFKRYSRSAATRPLATVKFRSACVAAAFIIPIELSAYILPNQSFAKLIDFQLIALYFGSILYFEVQNLPQSASFRKFFCFKKAYTGMLASWLLVSMGLPIVLFFNAAYNYDQHMIARFMQLEMAESNVGETARMLRVSGDTLNNARISDIKNSFYKDHYWIDSVCVGAAKDRVNDADEAAINLMRSFHLYSSDKIPDRLPIYNSFSFDFSFYFNNLLRQNPGEQGASVTYYNLSNGIDLVIKSAALDFHLPDIRQFGGLIPWLIFLLALVAFCFVLFGLVRKIFSLDMIGENRSPQFDPVTWLANGPDKIFLICFRGGYSSNAMLPSSALIFNVAEIPPIKDLPGSKWWRKTKSAISDTQRPIILDHFDYDFKSVETNNRKLNLLEKLSAGNRKILICSAIHPTHMLADSKVQPQENTDKLKDDIYKYEERWHSLLRLFNIEINPITISGSAGSKTLSDNQVFDGYVAHYHQYSAIWQSLPDEEKFVLFDLAEDGLVNTYDQDAFRMLLRKGLIAERSGRFKVFDQSFRNFILNGLSRSELAAIMEKVNDNTNWNKTRIPLMLVSVAILVFIISSQREASIKLLTTLGALATAIPALINLLSAISGTNKKPAN, encoded by the coding sequence ATGAAATTCCTTAATATTTCTGCTGAGCGGATTCCAATAATCATAACGCTGGTGATTGTCATTTTTCTTGGATCAGGATACTATTTTGTGTACATCCCCGGCAATGAAAAGGATATTAAAGAATGGAAATTTCGGGCGCTAACGCATACAGGCCACAATATTCAGGAAAAGATTGGTACCGGCCACAAGCAGTTAAAAACCTACCTTCATTCGAAGAAAGTAAAAGATGCTACCACTAGCCATACCCGAGCATTTAAGAAATCTTCTTCAATAAAGGATCTCAATGGATTCCTAAAAAAATTGCTAACCGACAATTTACCCATTTCAAATCTTTTACCAGGAGACAGCAACAAGGTCTTTGTCAGTGAGTTTCTGGATCCATCTACCAATCCAAAGAAAATAACGCTAGCTGATACCTTGGCGGTAAAAAGCGGCTTTTATGAATTAAGGCTTACTTACGATTTCGATAAATTCATTAAGCCGTTGCTTTCCAAGCAAGTATTTGATCAATACTTCGTTATTGGCGAAGATGCTGTTCTGTACGAAGACTTTGCGTCAGGCCTTGATCCCGGACAAGACTCGCTGTTTCGGACCTGCGGTAAGCTTCAAGGCGCACTGATTACGGATCGAGAATATGCTGGCAAACTTTACAAGCTTTTTGTCCTTCCAATCGATCTGAATGCAGATACAAAGATCTTACTCGTCGGACTGCTGACCGCCGACCATTTCTCAGAAGCAAAAACAAGGCTTCCTCCCCGGCTGATTTTACTTCTGATCACTTTATTCACCTGCATTCTCGTAACGTTTCCAATCATTAAATTATATCAATTAGCTGAGGGAGACCGGCTCACTATCAGCGATGTTATTTCCGTCACCATCATAACTTCTCTGCTGGTTTCTTTGATTTTTTTCTGTTTTGTAAAATACAGTACAGTATCCTCGGAGGATAAGCGGCATGCAAAGCAAAATTTAGCGGAAACGATATCCGGAGCATTCAAAAAAGAGATAAAGGAGAATTACCTTAAACTTGCATTGCTGGATAGGTGGAGTGCGCGGTACCCGCAATTCAAGCCGAACTTTTATGATGTAGGAAAGCTTGCCAAAGATTTATCAGCACAGAAAGAAAACCTGAATTTAGTAATGGGAAAAACATTATTTGACCGGGTTTTCTGGATGGATAGTGATGGGGAGGAGATAAAAACCTGGACTTCCGAGAGTGACAGTAGTTTCATCCCCGGCAATTTTAAAGAGAGACCTTATTTTAAAAATACGAGAGATCGGCGCACCTACGCGATTGACGGACTTAGTAATTCACAGCTATACATAGACCAGATTGTATCCTGGGTATCCGGAAAATTTTTGACGGTCATAGCAAAACCAGCCTTGTCAGATAAAGCCGTTGCAGCAGTTTTTCTTTTTAACGAACAAAGCCTGAAAAAGACTAAAATCCCTCCCGGCTATGCATTCGCTATGATCGATTACAATGGGCGCGTTCTGTACCATTCGGATTCAACGAAGCCATTGAATGAGAATTTGTTCGACGAGTTTTCGGAGCAGAGGAATTTGCAATCGAGCATCAAATCGGGCATCAGTCAGCACCATCCTTTTAATACAATGTACTACGGCCGTGAGTACGAGGTACAGATGCAGCCCGTCGGCGGTGGTATCCCATTCTACATTGTAATTATGGAAGACCTGATGTTTGAGGAATTTCGCGACGTCAACGTATACACATTTACGTTTTCTATGCAGTTCATTCTGTTTGGGCTCATCATTATCCAGGTACTTGCTATCTTCCTGTCGTCTACCCGACTGCTCAAAACCAAGGGTCGCTCATTTGAAACCGGCTGGCTTGGGCCTAAATCTAACATTCGGAAAGAATACTTTATTGCGATGCTATTCAACCTGGGAATGTTCGTCATCCTCCAAGTATTTTTTATGAACGAAACGATACTTACTAGGATTTTTATGCTCTTGTCGGCTCTTGCCATCTTGCCTGCATTTCTGAGTATGCTATACTTCAAAAGATATTCAAGAAGTGCCGCAACGAGGCCCCTGGCTACCGTAAAATTTAGATCTGCTTGCGTGGCTGCCGCTTTCATTATTCCAATTGAGCTATCGGCTTACATATTGCCCAATCAATCTTTCGCTAAACTTATCGATTTTCAATTGATTGCGCTTTATTTCGGCTCCATCCTATACTTTGAAGTTCAAAATCTTCCTCAAAGCGCCTCATTTCGTAAGTTTTTCTGTTTTAAAAAAGCCTATACGGGAATGCTGGCTTCGTGGCTACTGGTGAGTATGGGATTGCCGATCGTGCTATTTTTTAATGCCGCCTACAACTATGACCAGCATATGATTGCACGCTTTATGCAGCTGGAAATGGCTGAATCCAATGTCGGAGAAACCGCACGTATGCTTCGCGTAAGTGGCGATACATTAAATAACGCACGAATAAGTGATATTAAAAACAGCTTTTATAAAGATCACTATTGGATTGATAGTGTATGTGTTGGTGCTGCCAAAGACCGGGTAAACGATGCGGATGAGGCGGCGATCAATCTCATGCGAAGCTTTCACTTATATTCCAGCGATAAAATCCCCGACCGCCTTCCTATTTATAATTCCTTTTCTTTTGACTTCTCCTTTTATTTTAACAACCTGCTTCGGCAAAACCCCGGGGAACAAGGAGCCAGCGTTACCTATTACAATTTGTCCAATGGAATCGATCTTGTTATTAAGTCGGCTGCACTCGATTTTCACCTGCCCGATATTCGTCAATTCGGCGGACTGATTCCCTGGCTGATCTTCTTGCTGGCATTGGTGGCTTTTTGCTTCGTCTTATTCGGATTAGTCAGGAAGATTTTCTCACTCGATATGATCGGGGAAAACAGGTCACCCCAATTCGATCCTGTAACCTGGCTTGCAAACGGCCCTGACAAGATATTTCTGATCTGCTTTCGTGGGGGATATTCTTCCAATGCAATGCTCCCATCTTCGGCCCTTATATTCAACGTTGCAGAAATTCCTCCAATAAAGGACTTGCCTGGAAGCAAATGGTGGAGGAAAACAAAAAGTGCAATCAGCGACACGCAAAGGCCCATCATTTTGGATCATTTCGATTACGATTTTAAGTCGGTCGAGACCAATAATAGAAAATTGAATCTTCTTGAAAAATTGTCGGCCGGGAACAGAAAGATTTTGATTTGCTCTGCGATTCACCCCACGCACATGCTTGCCGACAGTAAAGTCCAGCCACAAGAAAATACCGACAAGCTGAAAGATGATATTTATAAATACGAAGAGCGCTGGCATAGCCTGTTACGTTTATTCAATATTGAAATTAATCCGATTACCATAAGTGGGTCCGCGGGGAGCAAAACGCTTTCAGATAACCAGGTTTTTGATGGTTATGTCGCACATTACCACCAATATTCCGCCATTTGGCAGTCACTGCCTGATGAGGAAAAGTTTGTACTCTTCGACCTTGCCGAGGATGGATTGGTGAACACCTATGATCAGGATGCATTCAGGATGCTGCTCAGGAAGGGGCTTATCGCAGAGCGGAGCGGCCGTTTTAAAGTATTTGACCAAAGTTTCCGCAATTTTATTCTTAACGGACTGAGCCGCAGTGAACTGGCGGCAATTATGGAAAAGGTAAATGATAATACGAATTGGAATAAAACCCGCATTCCGCTCATGCTGGTGTCTGTTGCCATCCTTGTTTTCATCATTTCTTCACAACGGGAAGCCAGCATAAAGCTTTTGACGACGCTTGGTGCGCTCGCTACCGCAATTCCGGCACTGATCAATTTGCTTTCGGCGATTTCGGGAACGAATAAGAAACCTGCTAATTGA
- a CDS encoding phospholipase effector Tle1 domain-containing protein — MTAMETNNTTPKKIIVCSDGTWNDPEQLDRGSLVPTNVVKFARALALADQADQKIFYDQGVGTGNFLDRYFGGLFGKGLIKNIFDGYGFIAQHYNPGDKIYLFGFSRGAYTVRSLGGLIERFGIDKSLNAAQLAKASTPASAGKVSQTRTKDVPQELKSITKQYVQYKSASEDKRHEIVDTYREQTDAHYPEIEMIGVWDTVGSLGIPLPLPRFKY; from the coding sequence ATGACAGCAATGGAAACAAACAATACAACTCCAAAAAAGATAATAGTATGCTCCGACGGTACCTGGAATGATCCTGAACAGCTGGACCGCGGAAGCCTGGTCCCCACCAATGTTGTTAAATTTGCAAGAGCGCTTGCCCTGGCGGATCAGGCTGATCAAAAAATATTTTACGACCAGGGTGTTGGAACCGGTAATTTCTTGGACAGATATTTTGGTGGTTTATTTGGAAAGGGCCTCATCAAAAATATTTTCGATGGCTATGGCTTTATCGCCCAGCACTACAATCCCGGTGATAAAATTTACCTTTTCGGATTTAGTCGCGGAGCTTACACGGTACGCAGCCTGGGTGGACTAATTGAGCGGTTCGGGATTGACAAGTCGTTGAACGCAGCGCAATTAGCAAAGGCAAGCACGCCAGCATCAGCAGGTAAAGTCTCACAGACCCGTACGAAGGATGTTCCGCAGGAGCTCAAATCGATAACAAAGCAATACGTGCAGTACAAATCAGCATCTGAAGATAAAAGACATGAAATCGTTGACACATACCGGGAGCAGACAGACGCTCATTATCCAGAAATTGAAATGATTGGCGTATGGGATACAGTAGGTAGCTTGGGCATTCCTCTGCCACTCCCAAGATTCAAATATTAA
- a CDS encoding phospholipase effector Tle1 domain-containing protein yields MEQMRLGKYCFLNVQLGSKVKAAYHALSIDENRKAFLPTLWEKSPDAPSDQILSQVWFAGVHCNVGGGYADSGLSDNALLWMIDKASKNHNLKFNKTYLHRRVNADSFYGEMRDERRKWNKKLIYTPASRSIIDLCAKAHIDVVIAESAYKRTLSDICKVKYMLSDELINARREPRF; encoded by the coding sequence ATGGAGCAAATGCGACTGGGAAAGTACTGCTTTTTAAACGTACAACTCGGAAGTAAGGTGAAAGCGGCCTATCATGCGCTTTCCATTGATGAAAACCGAAAAGCATTCCTGCCGACATTATGGGAAAAAAGTCCCGATGCTCCCTCCGATCAAATTCTCAGCCAGGTTTGGTTCGCTGGTGTGCATTGTAATGTGGGAGGCGGATATGCTGATAGTGGACTCTCCGACAATGCATTATTATGGATGATTGACAAGGCGAGTAAAAACCACAATCTTAAATTTAATAAAACTTACCTCCATCGCCGGGTGAATGCAGATTCGTTCTATGGTGAGATGCGCGACGAACGCAGAAAATGGAACAAAAAATTAATTTATACTCCTGCATCCAGATCCATTATTGATCTTTGTGCGAAGGCACATATCGATGTTGTGATTGCGGAAAGCGCTTACAAAAGAACTTTGTCGGATATATGCAAAGTTAAATACATGCTTTCAGATGAATTAATAAACGCCAGGCGGGAGCCCAGGTTCTGA
- a CDS encoding D-Ala-D-Ala carboxypeptidase family metallohydrolase encodes MATFLTQHFTLEEMLESQTAARFRFDEQFAPPVTVIENLVALCENVLVPLRESTNATVLISSGYRCPRVNAKVGGALKSQHLIGQAADIFSTKFEVEELFRFIRNGSLPFDQVIQEFGRWVHVSFGPENRRQPLRAIKLGNGRTKYLPG; translated from the coding sequence ATGGCAACTTTCCTTACCCAACATTTTACATTGGAAGAGATGCTCGAAAGCCAGACAGCGGCGAGGTTTCGTTTTGACGAACAATTTGCACCTCCGGTAACAGTCATTGAAAACCTGGTGGCATTGTGTGAAAATGTTTTGGTGCCGCTGAGGGAATCCACCAATGCGACAGTCCTGATTTCCAGCGGTTACAGGTGTCCCCGTGTCAATGCAAAAGTGGGCGGGGCGCTTAAAAGTCAACATTTAATTGGGCAGGCAGCAGACATTTTTTCCACAAAATTCGAGGTGGAAGAATTGTTTCGTTTTATCCGGAACGGCAGCCTGCCTTTTGACCAGGTAATACAGGAATTTGGCCGGTGGGTTCACGTTTCTTTTGGCCCCGAAAATCGCAGGCAGCCTTTACGTGCTATTAAATTAGGAAACGGACGAACGAAGTACCTGCCTGGCTGA
- a CDS encoding tetratricopeptide repeat protein — protein MKVALYLSLFIAFPAISQTSKMDSLKNLLASAHADTIRINLLFEIAMESWSTLPENTLANAEKILSMSKKISYQKGLAEGEYALGVYYWQKNKYPEALAHYAESGKIYKRNQDQVGIAKAISSAGLIYGEQGNYSQALDNYLQALAIFEGMNDQKRSSNIFNSIGNVHKNQKNYDEALVFYKRAQAIWIKLGDKKSTAGSYVNIASIYIRQKNFQAALTNAQKALQIFETFKDFNGQIICHNNLGEIYYQTAKYDLAAAEYNAALAINKDFQRKPALVSSYNGLGHIYAKTGKSDKALESYQKAKELAEANGIRPALQLAYEGLAVVYGQKGNFANAFHFQEKAIALKDSIYNEENTAKMTNMRVHYENERKEAELKLLQKEKDLGDAARNTMLVALAAVLAMVALAFNQQRIRAAKNRELHIAQKALADTEIRNSLEKEQLLRDELAFRNKALTTHTLNLIQKNSILEDIRETILQALKSGPKDANTPLFNKLINLIDYSFNLDKDWDEFKTYFESVHPDFFTKLKKATPELSAGELRLCALVRLNLNLKESAGLLNISPDSVKTARHRLRKKLKLSEESNLLDYLMTI, from the coding sequence ATGAAAGTTGCGCTCTATCTCTCTTTATTTATCGCATTTCCTGCCATCTCGCAGACTTCCAAAATGGACAGCCTTAAAAATCTTTTAGCCAGCGCGCATGCTGACACAATAAGGATCAATTTGCTGTTTGAAATTGCCATGGAATCATGGAGCACGTTACCCGAAAACACACTGGCAAATGCTGAGAAGATCCTATCCATGTCAAAAAAGATCAGCTATCAAAAAGGGCTGGCGGAAGGAGAATATGCGTTGGGCGTGTACTACTGGCAGAAAAATAAGTATCCCGAGGCCCTGGCGCATTATGCTGAAAGCGGAAAAATTTACAAACGGAACCAAGATCAGGTCGGTATTGCCAAAGCAATTTCCAGTGCGGGCCTTATTTATGGAGAGCAGGGAAATTACAGTCAGGCATTGGACAATTATTTGCAGGCGCTGGCTATTTTCGAGGGAATGAATGATCAGAAACGGAGCTCAAATATCTTCAACAGCATTGGAAATGTTCATAAAAATCAGAAAAATTACGATGAAGCACTTGTATTTTACAAGCGCGCGCAGGCAATCTGGATCAAGTTGGGAGATAAAAAATCAACGGCCGGATCTTACGTAAATATTGCATCGATATACATCCGGCAAAAAAACTTCCAGGCTGCCCTGACCAACGCGCAAAAAGCTTTGCAAATATTCGAAACGTTTAAAGATTTTAACGGTCAGATTATTTGTCATAATAACCTGGGCGAAATTTATTATCAAACCGCTAAATATGACCTGGCTGCTGCGGAATATAATGCAGCTCTGGCGATCAATAAAGATTTTCAGCGTAAGCCTGCGCTGGTAAGTTCTTATAACGGATTAGGGCATATTTATGCCAAAACCGGCAAAAGCGACAAGGCTTTGGAAAGCTATCAGAAAGCAAAAGAACTTGCAGAAGCAAACGGGATCCGACCGGCATTGCAGCTGGCCTATGAAGGGCTCGCGGTTGTGTATGGACAGAAGGGAAATTTTGCGAATGCATTTCATTTTCAGGAAAAAGCAATTGCGCTGAAAGACTCTATCTACAATGAAGAAAACACGGCGAAAATGACCAACATGCGCGTACATTACGAAAATGAGCGCAAAGAAGCCGAGCTGAAATTATTGCAAAAGGAAAAAGACCTGGGCGATGCGGCACGCAATACGATGCTGGTGGCACTAGCGGCGGTACTTGCGATGGTGGCGCTGGCATTCAACCAGCAGCGGATCAGGGCGGCTAAAAACCGGGAGCTGCATATTGCCCAGAAAGCACTTGCAGATACCGAAATCCGTAACAGCCTGGAAAAAGAGCAGCTGCTCCGCGACGAACTTGCATTCCGCAACAAGGCACTCACCACCCACACGCTCAACCTGATCCAGAAAAACAGCATTCTTGAAGATATCCGGGAAACGATTTTACAGGCGCTTAAATCAGGCCCCAAAGACGCAAACACGCCTTTATTCAACAAGCTGATCAACCTGATTGATTACAGCTTCAATCTTGATAAGGACTGGGATGAGTTCAAGACGTATTTCGAGAGCGTCCATCCGGATTTTTTTACAAAACTAAAAAAAGCCACGCCCGAACTGAGCGCCGGCGAACTTCGGCTCTGTGCATTGGTAAGGCTCAACCTGAACCTGAAAGAATCCGCAGGCTTGCTCAATATTTCTCCCGACAGCGTCAAAACCGCCCGGCACAGGCTCCGGAAAAAACTCAAACTCAGCGAAGAAAGTAATCTGCTGGATTACCTGATGACCATTTGA
- a CDS encoding T9SS type A sorting domain-containing protein, with the protein MKTLLQSSKKALFAWVLFSAIHLGAFAQNWDQIIKANAGDRNSKPSGTRSADDAYGYAVAVYGNYAVIGAPKEDENASGKSTLNNAGAAYVLHFENGSWKQVRKLVPSFRAAENNFGSSVSISGSYIVVGAYGESRISIGLPTLINAGAVYIFQKDQGGESNWGEVKRLTASVPDASDSFGYSVSISGEFLVVGAPLDAQDAAEANTKSQAGSAYIFRRDLGGLNNWGLARKIASIDRAVTDLFGVSVAVSGDNIVVGAYLDDVINSAGSTVWDAGSAYIFNRMQGGTDNWGQARKLTATTLLENGKFGESVAIDGDNVIVGAQKDAGAAYIYNKYKGGAGFWGVVKKLTAPFPANTDNFGQSVSIQGDYATVGAPFESQNSNEENTVYKSGSAYIFKRNQGSADNWGQVRKITASFRQQDDQFGSAVAVYGDNVIVGAPNEDDDEEEANQLFSAGSAYAYKAGNGGADNWGFLKKMVMEGSTPDDHFGYSVSISGKYAIVGAPFEDHDQQGGNAILDAGAAYILYNNGSKWSQVKKITAVTRWANDNFGQSVSINGKYAIVGAPQGNLNGIEEGYLENAGAAYIFYMDQGGAGNWGQVKKLAALNRHANDLFGKSVSMGENVAIVGAPLTDGTEGVHQYGSAYIFAKDQGSVNSWGQVTELAAPIRLADSNFGQSVSISGNYVIVGAPGDSFNSGGSMIPWTGAAYVFKKNTSAGSAWTLVKKIYANAHTALDRFGFSVAISGTTAIVGAYAESENSLEADSHHASGSAYIFKKDQGGTENWGQLKKLTASDRAADDYFGYSVSISGNWVIVGAYQEDENALGYGTAAMSGSAYIFRRDQNGSNAWGEVQKITALNRHPGDRFGYSVSISDTYAIAGSPDDSRDANEQNPLPGAGAASIFHSQPSTAARTSEFSFGVENEEEQSATEEMTIYPNPVVDRLFISAVAADKIASVSIMNASGRSVASSSGLSAEGITTSHLIAGTYIVRIVKRDGTSMLRKVVVAR; encoded by the coding sequence ATGAAAACTCTTTTACAATCATCAAAAAAAGCATTGTTCGCATGGGTCCTGTTTTCTGCAATCCACCTGGGTGCTTTTGCCCAGAACTGGGACCAGATTATCAAGGCCAATGCGGGCGACAGAAACAGTAAACCCTCAGGCACCCGCTCCGCAGACGACGCTTATGGCTATGCGGTAGCCGTTTACGGCAACTATGCGGTGATCGGCGCGCCAAAAGAAGATGAAAATGCATCCGGCAAAAGCACCCTGAACAACGCAGGAGCAGCATACGTACTGCATTTTGAAAACGGCAGCTGGAAACAGGTCAGGAAACTTGTTCCGTCGTTTAGAGCGGCTGAAAACAATTTTGGTTCTTCGGTGTCGATCAGCGGGAGCTACATCGTAGTGGGTGCCTATGGTGAATCCCGGATCAGCATAGGACTTCCTACCCTGATCAATGCCGGCGCAGTATACATTTTTCAGAAAGACCAGGGAGGAGAAAGTAACTGGGGCGAGGTTAAAAGACTGACCGCATCGGTACCGGATGCTTCCGATTCATTTGGGTACTCTGTATCCATCAGCGGAGAATTTCTGGTGGTTGGCGCGCCCCTCGACGCCCAGGATGCGGCAGAAGCCAATACAAAAAGTCAGGCAGGATCGGCCTATATTTTCAGGCGCGACCTGGGCGGTCTGAACAATTGGGGACTGGCCAGAAAAATTGCTTCCATCGACCGTGCTGTCACCGACCTCTTCGGGGTTTCAGTGGCGGTGAGCGGGGATAACATTGTGGTGGGGGCCTACCTCGACGACGTGATCAATTCAGCCGGAAGCACCGTATGGGATGCCGGTTCGGCCTATATTTTCAACAGAATGCAGGGCGGTACCGACAACTGGGGCCAGGCAAGAAAGCTGACAGCCACGACCTTGTTGGAAAACGGAAAATTCGGGGAAAGCGTGGCGATTGACGGAGATAACGTAATCGTAGGTGCCCAAAAGGATGCCGGGGCTGCATACATCTATAACAAATACAAAGGAGGTGCCGGCTTCTGGGGCGTCGTCAAAAAACTGACTGCTCCCTTTCCTGCCAATACCGACAATTTCGGGCAATCTGTTTCCATTCAGGGCGACTATGCAACCGTGGGTGCTCCGTTTGAATCCCAGAACAGCAATGAGGAAAACACCGTGTATAAATCCGGCTCGGCTTATATTTTCAAGCGGAACCAGGGCAGCGCCGACAACTGGGGCCAGGTGAGAAAAATCACCGCGTCTTTCCGTCAGCAAGACGATCAATTTGGCAGTGCGGTTGCTGTTTATGGCGATAATGTGATCGTAGGTGCACCCAATGAAGACGATGACGAGGAAGAGGCAAACCAGCTTTTCAGTGCAGGATCGGCTTATGCCTACAAGGCAGGCAATGGTGGGGCGGATAATTGGGGATTTTTAAAGAAAATGGTCATGGAAGGCTCAACGCCGGACGATCATTTTGGCTACTCGGTGTCCATCAGCGGCAAATATGCAATCGTAGGTGCTCCTTTTGAAGACCATGACCAGCAAGGTGGAAATGCCATACTGGATGCCGGGGCTGCTTATATTTTGTACAACAATGGTAGCAAATGGTCACAGGTTAAAAAGATTACGGCGGTGACACGCTGGGCTAATGACAACTTTGGGCAGTCAGTCTCTATCAATGGAAAATACGCGATTGTCGGCGCGCCCCAGGGCAATCTGAACGGAATCGAAGAGGGTTATCTGGAAAATGCGGGGGCTGCCTACATTTTTTACATGGACCAGGGCGGTGCAGGAAATTGGGGGCAGGTAAAAAAATTGGCAGCATTGAACCGTCATGCAAATGACCTGTTCGGCAAATCGGTATCTATGGGCGAAAATGTGGCCATCGTCGGCGCGCCCCTCACCGATGGTACCGAGGGGGTACATCAATATGGCTCTGCATACATTTTTGCCAAAGATCAGGGGAGCGTTAATAGCTGGGGACAGGTGACTGAACTGGCGGCACCTATAAGACTGGCTGACAGCAACTTCGGCCAGTCGGTCTCGATCAGCGGAAATTACGTGATTGTTGGTGCGCCGGGCGACTCATTCAATAGCGGCGGATCGATGATTCCGTGGACCGGCGCAGCCTATGTTTTCAAAAAAAATACAAGCGCCGGGAGTGCCTGGACTTTGGTAAAAAAGATCTACGCGAATGCCCACACTGCCCTGGACCGCTTTGGTTTTTCAGTCGCAATCAGCGGAACTACGGCTATCGTGGGGGCTTATGCGGAGTCAGAGAACAGTCTTGAAGCCGACTCGCACCACGCATCCGGCTCGGCATACATTTTCAAAAAAGACCAGGGCGGGACTGAAAATTGGGGACAATTAAAAAAACTGACGGCCAGTGACCGTGCGGCGGATGATTATTTTGGGTACTCCGTCTCGATCAGCGGAAACTGGGTGATTGTGGGTGCGTACCAGGAAGATGAAAATGCCCTTGGTTACGGAACTGCCGCCATGTCGGGTTCGGCTTACATTTTCCGCCGCGACCAGAACGGATCCAATGCCTGGGGAGAAGTCCAGAAAATCACTGCATTGAACCGCCATCCTGGCGACCGGTTTGGTTATTCGGTCAGTATCAGTGATACCTACGCCATTGCCGGATCACCTGACGACAGCCGTGACGCAAACGAACAAAATCCACTTCCCGGAGCAGGAGCGGCATCCATTTTCCACAGCCAACCTTCTACCGCGGCACGTACAAGCGAATTTTCTTTCGGTGTAGAAAACGAGGAAGAGCAATCGGCCACCGAGGAAATGACGATTTACCCTAATCCGGTAGTAGACAGGTTGTTCATCTCTGCCGTAGCGGCCGATAAAATCGCATCCGTAAGTATCATGAATGCATCGGGCAGATCTGTGGCATCCTCCTCCGGGCTATCAGCAGAAGGGATCACAACCAGCCACCTTATTGCAGGTACCTACATTGTGCGTATTGTGAAACGCGATGGTACCAGTATGCTCAGGAAGGTGGTTGTTGCCAGATAA